One window of Nocardioides dongkuii genomic DNA carries:
- a CDS encoding ATP-binding protein, translating into MDPIRNPYAPGAGQRPPELAGRDEQLAAFDVVLERVARGRPERSLVLTGLRGVGKTVLLNALRSQAVRKGWGTGKLEARPDQRLRRPLSSALHQAVRELGHPQADEAAHVLGVIRSFAQREAGPSAKLRDQWSPGIDAPPVRGRADSGDVEIDLVELLTDVGGLAADVGKGVAVFLDEMQDVGADDVSALCAACHELSQSGLPVIVVGAGLPHLPAVLSASKSYSERLFSYQRIDRLSRDEADRALTSPAAEEDAAYTPDALAAMYDATSGYPYFIQAYGKAAWDVAPRSPITVEDVAVAAPEAERELAVGFFGSRYERATPGEREYLVAMADAAGADADPVGSVGTAEVAAVLGKKPQSLSPARDSLLKKGLVYSGERGKVAFTVPHFGTFLRSRQA; encoded by the coding sequence GTGGACCCGATCCGGAACCCCTACGCGCCCGGCGCCGGCCAGCGTCCGCCCGAGCTCGCCGGCCGTGACGAGCAGCTCGCCGCCTTCGACGTGGTGCTGGAGCGGGTCGCCCGCGGCCGCCCGGAGCGCTCGCTGGTGCTGACCGGGCTGCGCGGCGTCGGCAAGACCGTGCTGCTCAACGCGCTGCGCTCCCAGGCGGTCCGCAAGGGCTGGGGCACCGGCAAGCTCGAGGCGCGCCCCGACCAGCGGCTGCGCCGGCCGCTCTCCTCCGCGCTGCACCAGGCGGTCCGCGAGCTCGGCCACCCGCAGGCCGACGAGGCCGCGCACGTGCTGGGGGTGATCCGCTCCTTCGCCCAGCGCGAGGCCGGGCCGTCGGCCAAGCTCCGCGACCAGTGGAGCCCCGGCATCGACGCGCCGCCCGTCCGCGGCCGCGCGGACTCCGGGGACGTCGAGATCGACCTGGTCGAGCTGCTCACCGACGTGGGCGGGCTGGCGGCCGACGTCGGCAAGGGCGTCGCGGTCTTCCTCGACGAGATGCAGGACGTCGGCGCCGACGACGTCTCCGCCCTGTGCGCGGCCTGCCACGAGCTCAGCCAGTCCGGCCTGCCGGTGATCGTCGTCGGCGCCGGGCTGCCGCACCTGCCCGCAGTGCTCTCGGCGAGCAAGTCCTACTCCGAGCGGCTCTTCTCCTACCAGCGCATCGACCGGCTCTCCCGCGACGAGGCGGACCGGGCGCTGACCTCGCCCGCGGCCGAGGAGGACGCGGCGTACACCCCCGACGCGCTGGCCGCGATGTACGACGCGACCAGCGGCTACCCGTACTTCATCCAGGCCTACGGCAAGGCGGCCTGGGACGTCGCGCCGCGCAGCCCGATCACCGTCGAGGACGTCGCGGTCGCCGCGCCGGAGGCGGAGCGGGAGCTCGCGGTCGGGTTCTTCGGGTCGCGCTACGAGCGGGCGACGCCGGGGGAGCGGGAGTACCTCGTCGCGATGGCCGACGCCGCCGGCGCGGACGCCGACCCGGTCGGCTCGGTGGGCACCGCGGAGGTCGCCGCCGTGCTCGGCAAGAAGCCGCAGTCGCTCTCGCCGGCGCGCGACTCGCTGCTCAAGAAGGGCCTGGTCTACTCCGGCGAGCGGGGGAAGGTCGCCTTCACCGTCCCGCACTTCGGCACCTTCCTGCGCTCGCGCCAGGCCTGA
- a CDS encoding DUF5926 family protein gives MAKKSRTKARDLKESTAPLGDGEVGPRQPCPCGSGKRYKACHGAPGGAATAYVSRPFEGLPSECDVVALRELVPAATAPLTLRDGDRKVVLCSLLPMAAPAMVRDSGEVWLGLQVQHAFGDPSRDLGAVLTLALEQAERGEAGIVGLTSDPGPGPRLQDLVTGDSLDVTVHAGFDYWIADVEDQDGMEAALEQANDSVNPTERLTSVEAAYWTNVGPKEHLRWVMPEPEDQLLDALARLHAAGKDVLVPDSRLVGMFRAHGLLAPVWDLPVGTGAAALEEPAAAFAADLAEALADTSDLTTEQRAARSGLANRQVTIR, from the coding sequence ATGGCGAAGAAGTCCCGCACCAAGGCCCGTGACCTCAAGGAGAGCACCGCTCCCCTCGGCGACGGCGAGGTCGGCCCGCGCCAGCCCTGCCCGTGCGGCTCCGGCAAGCGCTACAAGGCCTGCCACGGCGCGCCGGGCGGCGCGGCGACGGCGTACGTCAGCCGGCCCTTCGAGGGCCTGCCGTCGGAGTGCGACGTGGTCGCGCTCCGCGAGCTGGTGCCGGCCGCGACCGCTCCCCTGACGCTGCGCGACGGCGACCGCAAGGTCGTGCTCTGCTCGCTGCTGCCGATGGCCGCGCCCGCGATGGTGCGCGACAGCGGCGAGGTGTGGCTGGGGCTGCAGGTGCAGCACGCGTTCGGCGACCCGTCGCGCGACCTGGGCGCGGTGCTGACCCTCGCGCTCGAGCAGGCCGAGCGCGGCGAGGCCGGCATCGTCGGGCTCACCAGCGACCCGGGCCCCGGCCCGCGGCTCCAGGACCTGGTGACCGGCGACTCCCTGGACGTGACCGTCCACGCCGGCTTCGACTACTGGATCGCCGACGTCGAGGACCAGGACGGCATGGAGGCCGCGCTCGAGCAGGCCAACGACTCGGTCAACCCCACCGAGCGGCTCACGTCGGTCGAGGCGGCGTACTGGACCAACGTCGGCCCCAAGGAGCACCTGCGCTGGGTGATGCCCGAGCCCGAGGACCAGCTGCTCGACGCCCTCGCCCGGCTGCACGCGGCCGGCAAGGACGTGCTGGTGCCCGACTCGCGCCTGGTCGGCATGTTCCGCGCCCACGGCCTGCTGGCGCCGGTCTGGGACCTGCCGGTCGGCACCGGCGCGGCCGCGCTCGAGGAGCCGGCGGCGGCGTTCGCGGCCGACCTCGCCGAGGCGCTCGCGGACACCTCCGACCTGACCACCGAGCAGCGCGCGGCCCGGTCGGGCCTGGCCAACCGTCAGGTCACGATCCGCTGA
- a CDS encoding adenylate/guanylate cyclase domain-containing protein, which produces MNDHPDREPGSPDLSGALEAVEEFLLGEQPSLTRVQVAEKAGVPLPVAEQLWRLLGFPHAADEDVAFTPADVQALVHSSELMELGILSTDRQAALVRTWGRSYARLAEWQTTLLTDVALEADDPVAQLTELAEQVLPRVESLQAYVWRRHLASAASRTLAVDSIGSPATQLAVCFVDIVGYTSHSKSLSEAELVGWIERFEDATTGVVADHGGRVIKNIGDEVLFVADDPLAAAEIALAMTARGADPDDEFPQVRAGLAYGEVVSRLGDVFGEVVNIASRLTSVARPCSVLVDRGAYEALSGLVESDEATDSDTPSYSFRRLRRTSVKGYARLRPWVLRRSGAGEVSGS; this is translated from the coding sequence GTGAACGACCACCCCGACCGGGAGCCCGGCTCCCCCGACCTCAGCGGCGCGCTCGAGGCGGTCGAGGAGTTCCTGCTGGGCGAGCAGCCCAGCCTGACCCGCGTGCAGGTCGCCGAGAAGGCCGGCGTGCCCCTCCCGGTCGCCGAGCAGCTCTGGCGCCTGCTCGGCTTCCCGCACGCCGCCGACGAGGACGTCGCCTTCACCCCCGCCGACGTCCAGGCGCTGGTGCACAGCAGCGAGCTGATGGAGCTCGGCATCCTCAGCACCGATCGGCAGGCCGCGCTGGTGCGGACGTGGGGGCGCAGCTACGCCCGCCTCGCCGAGTGGCAGACGACGCTGCTCACCGACGTCGCGCTCGAGGCCGACGACCCCGTCGCCCAGCTGACCGAGCTGGCCGAGCAGGTGCTGCCCCGGGTCGAGTCGCTGCAGGCCTACGTCTGGCGCCGGCACCTCGCCTCCGCCGCCAGCCGCACGCTCGCCGTCGACTCGATCGGCTCGCCCGCCACCCAGCTCGCGGTCTGCTTCGTCGACATCGTCGGCTACACCTCGCACAGCAAGTCGCTCAGCGAGGCCGAGCTGGTCGGCTGGATCGAGCGCTTCGAGGACGCCACCACCGGCGTCGTCGCCGACCACGGCGGCCGGGTCATCAAGAACATCGGCGACGAGGTGCTCTTCGTCGCCGACGACCCGCTCGCGGCCGCCGAGATCGCGCTGGCGATGACCGCGCGCGGGGCCGACCCGGACGACGAGTTCCCGCAGGTCCGCGCCGGGCTGGCGTACGGCGAGGTGGTCAGCCGCCTCGGCGACGTCTTCGGCGAGGTCGTCAACATCGCCTCGCGGCTCACCTCGGTCGCGCGGCCGTGCTCGGTGCTGGTCGACCGCGGCGCCTACGAGGCCCTCTCGGGCCTCGTCGAGTCCGACGAGGCGACCGACAGCGACACCCCGTCGTACTCCTTCCGGCGGCTGCGCCGGACCTCGGTCAAGGGCTACGCCCGGCTGCGGCCGTGGGTGCTGCGCCGCAGCGGGGCCGGCGAGGTCAGCGGATCGTGA
- a CDS encoding Crp/Fnr family transcriptional regulator encodes MTASFFDAFSPQEVARISAAGTHVTVPEGWSPIWEKTPGDKAYILLDGTVSVRRGGDEIAQLGAGDIVGEAAIVGHRLRTATVVALTPLELVHLTAEAVRELCEEMPSFRTALDEVAESRLG; translated from the coding sequence ATGACGGCCTCCTTCTTCGACGCGTTCAGCCCCCAGGAGGTCGCGCGGATCAGCGCGGCCGGCACGCACGTCACCGTGCCCGAGGGCTGGTCGCCGATCTGGGAGAAGACCCCGGGCGACAAGGCGTACATCCTGCTCGACGGCACGGTGTCGGTACGCCGCGGCGGCGACGAGATCGCCCAGCTCGGCGCGGGCGACATCGTCGGGGAGGCCGCGATCGTCGGCCACCGGCTGCGCACCGCGACGGTCGTCGCGCTCACCCCCCTGGAGCTGGTGCACCTCACCGCCGAGGCGGTGCGGGAGCTGTGCGAGGAGATGCCGTCCTTCCGCACCGCGCTCGACGAGGTGGCCGAGTCGCGGCTCGGGTGA
- a CDS encoding arginine deiminase: MTTTSAEHGASSEVGRLQTVMLHRPGNELKRLTPRNNDRLLFDGIPWVSRAQDEHDAFAAALRERDVEVLYLTELLTETLADEGARLHAITAALSGLHLGDTMRQYLARFLRDASPEELTGYLTAGIRNDEVRGGFGLVTSLLDPHDFLVDPLPNLLFTRDSSVWIQDRVAVTSLSMPARKRETQLTELIYTEHPRFRGTRKIHGWHSEHVEGGDVLLLAPGVIAVGVGERTTPAGVERLARQVFHAGLAHTVLAVPIAQERATMHLDTVCTMVDVDKIVMYPNVADSLRAYAVTLGQDAADDSELTLQVADAEPFLVAAAKAMQIDTLHQIDTGLDPVTAEREQWDDGNNTLALAPRVAVAYERNDETNDRLEHAGIEVVRIAGSELGSGRGGPRCMSCPISRAPLPD; the protein is encoded by the coding sequence ATGACGACCACGAGTGCGGAGCACGGCGCGAGCAGCGAGGTCGGCCGGCTGCAGACGGTGATGCTCCACCGTCCGGGCAACGAGCTGAAGCGGCTGACGCCGCGCAACAACGACCGGCTGCTGTTCGACGGGATCCCGTGGGTCTCCCGTGCCCAGGACGAGCACGACGCATTCGCAGCGGCGCTGCGGGAGCGCGACGTCGAGGTGCTCTACCTCACCGAGCTGCTCACCGAGACCCTCGCGGACGAGGGCGCGCGCCTGCACGCGATCACCGCGGCGCTGTCCGGGCTGCACCTCGGCGACACGATGCGCCAGTACCTCGCGCGGTTCCTGCGGGACGCCTCGCCGGAGGAGCTGACCGGCTACCTCACCGCCGGCATCCGCAACGACGAGGTGCGCGGCGGGTTCGGCCTGGTCACCTCGCTGCTCGACCCGCACGACTTCCTCGTCGACCCGCTGCCCAACCTGCTGTTCACCCGCGACTCCAGCGTCTGGATCCAGGACCGTGTCGCGGTCACCTCGCTCTCGATGCCGGCGCGCAAGCGCGAGACCCAGCTGACCGAGCTGATCTACACCGAGCACCCGCGCTTCCGCGGCACCCGCAAGATCCACGGCTGGCACAGCGAGCACGTCGAGGGCGGCGACGTGCTGCTGCTCGCGCCGGGCGTCATCGCCGTCGGCGTGGGCGAGCGTACGACGCCCGCCGGCGTCGAGCGGCTCGCGCGCCAGGTCTTCCACGCCGGCCTCGCGCACACCGTGCTCGCCGTGCCGATCGCCCAGGAGCGGGCGACCATGCACCTCGACACCGTCTGCACGATGGTCGACGTCGACAAGATCGTGATGTACCCCAACGTCGCCGACTCCCTCCGGGCGTACGCCGTCACGCTGGGCCAGGACGCCGCAGACGACAGCGAGCTCACCCTCCAGGTCGCGGACGCCGAGCCGTTCCTGGTCGCCGCCGCCAAGGCGATGCAGATCGACACGCTCCACCAGATCGACACCGGCCTCGACCCGGTCACCGCCGAGCGCGAGCAGTGGGACGACGGCAACAACACCCTCGCCCTCGCGCCGCGGGTCGCGGTCGCCTACGAGCGCAACGACGAGACCAACGACCGGCTCGAGCACGCCGGCATCGAGGTGGTCCGCATCGCCGGGTCCGAGCTCGGCTCCGGCCGCGGCGGCCCGCGTTGCATGAGCTGCCCGATCTCCCGCGCCCCGCTGCCGGACTGA